In the genome of Aquisalimonas asiatica, one region contains:
- a CDS encoding GNAT family N-acetyltransferase has product MTNYRITFVADEDKDDWRVLFNGYADFYGVPMDDAIADRVWRWLRDPGHVLEGLVVRDETGRIVGLAHVRSCPRPLGGCDIGFLDDMYVAPQARGSGAADALLEGVRALAEERGWPAVRWVTQHFNARGRQFYDRYTGGPSDFIMYQWKQE; this is encoded by the coding sequence ATGACCAACTACCGGATCACCTTTGTTGCCGACGAGGACAAGGACGACTGGCGCGTGCTGTTCAACGGCTACGCCGATTTCTACGGGGTGCCGATGGACGATGCCATCGCTGATCGAGTCTGGCGCTGGCTGCGGGATCCGGGCCATGTCCTCGAGGGGTTGGTGGTGCGTGACGAAACCGGCCGGATCGTCGGCCTCGCCCATGTCCGCAGTTGTCCGCGGCCCCTGGGCGGCTGCGACATCGGTTTCCTCGACGACATGTACGTTGCTCCGCAAGCCCGCGGCAGCGGCGCGGCGGATGCGTTGCTCGAGGGCGTGCGTGCGTTGGCCGAGGAGCGCGGCTGGCCGGCGGTCCGCTGGGTCACCCAGCACTTCAATGCGCGTGGCCGGCAGTTCTACGACCGCTACACCGGCGGCCCGAGCGACTTCATCATGTATCAGTGGAAGCAGGAGTGA
- a CDS encoding VOC family protein — MTTPAKNTVCLWYEHGAEEAARFYADTFPDSYVGAIHRAPGDYPSGKAGDVLTVAFTVMGIPCLGINGGSAFTHSEAFSFQVATTDQAETDRYWNAIVGNGGEESQCGWCKDKWGLSWQITPVVLTEAIAHPDPAAAKRAFGAMMQMKKIDVAAIEAALRG, encoded by the coding sequence ATGACAACCCCGGCAAAGAACACGGTATGCCTCTGGTACGAACACGGCGCCGAAGAGGCCGCACGCTTCTACGCCGATACCTTTCCGGACTCATACGTCGGTGCGATCCACCGTGCGCCGGGCGATTACCCGTCGGGCAAGGCAGGGGACGTGCTCACCGTGGCGTTCACGGTGATGGGCATCCCGTGTCTCGGCATCAACGGCGGCAGCGCCTTTACGCACAGCGAGGCGTTTTCGTTTCAGGTCGCAACCACGGATCAGGCCGAGACTGACCGCTATTGGAATGCGATCGTCGGCAACGGTGGCGAGGAGAGCCAGTGTGGCTGGTGTAAAGACAAGTGGGGTCTGTCCTGGCAGATCACGCCCGTCGTCCTGACCGAGGCCATCGCCCACCCCGACCCGGCTGCGGCAAAGCGCGCCTTCGGTGCCATGATGCAGATGAAGAAGATCGACGTTGCTGCCATCGAGGCCGCGCTACGCGGATGA
- a CDS encoding NAD(P)-dependent oxidoreductase has translation MNITILGATGSVGKRIVDEALARGHEVTAVSRTQAKPGAFPDGVTPYAADVRDQRQLVPAMEGQDLAISALRPPEGLEDSLVPLTRAVLESAASAGVRTLVVGGAARLLVPGREGETVLSSPDFLPASAIAIARACQAQYEHCLRETGVDWTYLSPPAMLEPGKRTGRYRLGTDTLITNENGMSRISMEDFAVALLDEAETPRHSRRAITVGY, from the coding sequence ATGAATATCACCATACTCGGCGCCACGGGTAGTGTCGGCAAACGCATCGTGGATGAGGCACTGGCGCGAGGACATGAAGTCACTGCCGTGTCCAGAACGCAGGCAAAGCCAGGCGCATTTCCCGATGGCGTGACCCCCTACGCCGCAGATGTACGCGATCAGCGGCAACTCGTCCCCGCGATGGAGGGGCAGGATCTGGCCATCAGTGCGCTGCGTCCTCCGGAAGGGCTTGAGGACAGCCTGGTTCCACTCACCCGCGCGGTACTCGAAAGTGCAGCAAGCGCAGGCGTGCGGACCCTCGTCGTTGGCGGTGCGGCACGACTGCTGGTGCCCGGGCGCGAAGGCGAAACCGTGTTGAGTTCGCCGGACTTCCTTCCCGCGTCCGCGATCGCAATAGCGCGCGCCTGTCAGGCGCAATACGAACACTGCCTGCGTGAAACGGGTGTTGACTGGACCTATCTCTCGCCACCCGCAATGCTGGAACCGGGGAAGCGTACGGGACGCTATCGCCTTGGCACCGACACCCTGATAACGAATGAAAATGGCATGTCCCGGATTTCAATGGAAGATTTCGCGGTGGCCCTTCTCGATGAAGCGGAGACACCGAGGCACAGCCGACGCGCTATCACGGTTGGCTATTAG